A single window of Salvia splendens isolate huo1 chromosome 6, SspV2, whole genome shotgun sequence DNA harbors:
- the LOC121807119 gene encoding ethylene-responsive transcription factor ERF014-like: MKMVKKESKIPSKPNSPPPSSSLKKRFKGVRMRTWGSWVSEIRAPNQKTRIWLGSYSTAEAAARAYDAALLCLKGPKANLNFPKSNQTLNIPDDQTAPMSPKSIQKIAAAAALLEGSEESNPPSPDSSSSSSSSLSLMSLSPSISSSSIDDDLILLAAADCDGGGGSGGGGDGEMSWYNFESPKYYEMMNGVFFDSSMVMGSDYGCCVEEEDIRLWSF; encoded by the coding sequence ATGAAAATGGTGAAGAAGGAATCCAAGATTCCATCAAAGCCAAACTCACCGCCGCCGTCGTCGTCGTTAAAGAAGAGATTCAAGGGTGTAAGAATGAGGACATGGGGATCATGGGTGTCGGAAATCAGAGCTCCGAATCAGAAAACAAGAATCTGGCTGGGCTCATATTCGACGGCGGAGGCCGCCGCCAGAGCCTACGACGCCGCCCTCCTATGCCTCAAGGGGCCAAAAGCCAATCTCAATTTCCCCAAATCAAACCAAACCCTCAACATTCCCGACGATCAAACCGCCCCTATGTCTCCTAAATCCATCCAAAaaatcgccgccgccgccgcccttCTAGAAGGTTCCGAAGAATCGAACCCGCCGTCGCCggattcttcttcttcgtcgtcGTCATCATTGTCGTTGATGTCGTTGTCACCGTCGATTTCTTCGTCTTCGATTGACGATGATTTGATTCTATTGGCTGCTGCTGATTgtgacggcggcggcggcagtggcggtggtggtgatgGGGAGATGTCGTGGTACAACTTTGAATCCCCGAAGTACTACGAGATGATGAATGGGGTGTTTTTTGATTCGAGTATGGTGATGGGGAGTGATTACGGTTGTtgtgttgaagaagaagatattAGATTATGGAGCTTTTga
- the LOC121808384 gene encoding putative late blight resistance protein homolog R1B-16 produces MASSLQPLITILEGILDPHQTRWIVDENNPQLQSLLDKATSLQKLLDSKSSLTKLDSRIREVAHQAEDIIESHMVHHMLSGSNCVIFTLSTPDLQQVIRDLDSVMEQAEKLVENKILPSKSSSAAVGIDSAIEQLKLADKKTPSSSSSSSVVVGIDGDLMQLKDRLVGQQQKKLEIVPIVGMGGVGKTTIAQKLYEDPLIVDQFAFRTWTTISQDYNMLQILKSLLHCITGQEFDQQIDELKVKLHKSLFGRKYLIVLDDIWSTKFWDEMRMYFPDNNNGSRIVITTRESDVANYANSSSPPHQVQLLSKSESWNLLRQLVFGEEECPLVLQEIGPKIAEDCDGLPLAISVIGGLLSKTEISEDVWRKIGDNVIAAISGSDDRCSTILSLSYNHLPNYLKPCFLYMGAFPEDYKITRPRLVRLWVAEGFIKSNGERSLKEEAEDWLKSLVERNLFLVRVYTNGKPWSYSMHDMLRDLCIKKYGEDMFLNGPNKFTFSNPRRVSFHTKFQSEVINDSAESMSLTRSVLYIDFRSAEFPSGAFFAARLLRVLDLDMRTHRFPTEILELVNLRFLRVNLDNSGTIHIVSMPKGITRLWNLQTLIAPLFHVNEPAELWKLSELSNLELFDIRLLKDEEMNYSVLKKLEKISIRMGVQLIEEATSWDGFLKSIPNIKKLSINDRDRTTSTAIDLSHLHKLENLTCHYMTSTSSPDGFGCCFRVIFPCNIRKLNLSVCKINSGVWGTLCALQKLEELEIWQCSFERKEETCEEEWELADGDEFPSLQVLRLVHSRIVRWIADETNFPRLRHLHLYKCKRLEEIPSGIGEISTLQSIRVDWCSKSTAASAERIMEEQSENGNDDLKLYIHGTSERDDDNDEEED; encoded by the exons ATGGCTTCCAGTCTTCAACCTCTCATCACCATTCTTGAAGGAATCCTTGATCCTCACCAAACACGATGGATCGTTGATGAAAACAACCCTCAACTCCAATCCCTTCTCGATAAAGCTACTTCTCTTCAAAAGCTCCTTGATAGTAAATCTTCATTAACCAAACTAGACAGCCGAATAAGAGAAGTAGCACATCAAGCTGAAGACATCATTGAATCCCACATGGTTCATCACATGCTCTCTGGTTCTAATTGCGTCATATTCACTCTTTCAACACCAGATCTGCAGCAAGTAATACGAGATCTTGATTCTGTTATGGAGCAAGCGGAGAAGCTCGTGGAAAACAAGATTCTGCCAAGCAAGTCATCCAGTGCTGCGGTGGGAATTGATTCTGCTATAGAACAACTGAAGCTCGCAGATAAGAAGACGCCGTCTAGCAGTTCATCATCGAGTGTTGTGGTGGGAATTGATGGAGATCTGATGCAGCTCAAGGATAGGCTGGTCGGTCAGCAGCAGAAGAAGCTGGAGATCGTCCCCATTGTTGGTATGGGGGGAGTAGGTAAAACCACTATTGCTCAAAAGCTTTATGAAGATCCATTGATTGTTGATCAATTTGCATTTCGTACTTGGACCACTATCTCACAAGATTACAATATGCTGCAAATTCTCAAAAGCCTTCTTCATTGCATAACTGGACAAGAATTTGATCAACAAATTGATGAGTTAAAAGTCAAGCTGCATAAGAGCTTGTTCGGTAGAAAATACTTGATTGTATTAGACGATATTTGGAGCACCAAATTCTGGGATGAGATGAGGATGTATTTCCCAGATAACAACAACGGGAGTCGCATTGTGATCACCACAAGGGAATCTGATGTGGCGAACTATGCTAACTCTTCGAGTCCACCACATCAGGTGCAGTTGCTTAGCAAGTCTGAAAGTTGGAATCTGCTCCGCCAACTTGTGTTTGGAGAAGAGGAGTGCCCTCTTGTATTGCAAGAGATTGGTCCAAAGATCGCCGAGGATTGCGATGGGCTTCCTCTAGCCATCAGTGTGATTGGAGGGCTGCTATCTAAGACGGAAATATCAGAAGATGTTTGGAGGAAAATTGGGGACAATGTAATAGCAGCAATTTCTGGATCAGATGACCGATGCTCTACTATACTGTCTTTAAGTTATAACCACTTGCCAAATTACTTGAAACCATGTTTTTTATACATGGGAGCTTTCCCTGAAGACTACAAGATTACTCGCCCCAGACTCGTACGTTTGTGGGTTGCAGAAggatttataaaatcaaatggGGAAAGAAGTTTGAAGGAAGAGGCTGAGGATTGGCTAAAGTCTCTAGTCGAGAGAAATCTATTTTTGGTTAGAGTATACACGAATGGAAAACCATGGAGTTACAGCATGCATGATATGTTGAGGGATCTGTGCATTAAGAAATATGGTGAAGACATGTTTCTAAATGGTCCCAACAAGTTCACATTCTCTAATCCACGCCGCGTGAGTTTTCACACCAAGTTTCAATCGGAAGTTATTAATGATTCAGCAGAGTCAATGTCACTAACTCGATCTGTTTTATACATTGATTTTCGGAGTGCTGAGTTTCCATCTGGTGCATTTTTTGCTGCAAGATTGCTAAGGGTGTTGGACTTGGATATGCGTACGCATAGGTTCCCAACTGAAATATTAGAACTTGTCAACCTACGCTTCTTACGCGTCAACCTAGACAACTCAGGCACCATACACATTGTAAGTATGCCAAAAGGAATAACAAGATTGTGGAATTTGCAGACCTTGATTGCTCCTCTTTTCCATGTTAATGAGCCAGCTGAGCTATGGAAGCTCTCTGAGTTAAGCAATCTTGAGTTATTTGATATTCGGTTGTTAAAAGATGAGGAAATGAACTATAGTGTCCTGAAGAAGCTGGAAAAGATTTCAATTCGTATGGGAGTACAACTTATAGAGGAGGCAACAAGTTGGGATGGTTTCCTCAAAAGCATTCCAAACATTAAAAAGTTGTCAATCAATGACAGAGACCGAACTACATCCACGGCAATTGATCTTAGCCATCTTCACAAGCTCGAAAACTTAACATGCCATTATATGACAAGTACATCCTCTCCAGACGGTTTCGGTTGTTGTTTCAGAGTAATATTTCCTTGTAATATTAGAAAACTAAATCTGTCTGTATGTAAAATAAATTCGGGAGTGTGGGGGACTCTGTGTGCACTACAAAAGCTGGAAGAGCTCGAGATATGGCAATGCAGTTTTGAAAGGAAGGAGGAGACATGTGAAGAAGAGTGGGAGTTAGCAGATGGAGATGAGTTTCCCTCACTGCAGGTTCTACGTCTTGTACACTCGAGGATTGTGCGCTGGATAGCCGATGAGACCAATTTTCCTAGACTCCGCCACCTCCATTTATATAAGTGCAAGCGTCTAGAGGAAATCCCAAGTGGCATTGGAGAGATCTCAACACTCCAATCAATTCGTGTAGACTGGTGCAGCAAATCCACAGCGGCCTCAGCAGAAAGGATTATGGAGGAACAATCTGAAAATGGAAACGACGATCTCAAACTGTATATTCATGGCACTTCCGAAAG GGATGATGataatgatgaagaagaagattga
- the LOC121808569 gene encoding MORN repeat-containing protein 1-like: MDGQKSQLKLTRTNSSLLRSSPTVRSSIQSLSSVSEIDSDQEIADLEEQKPHRNPRPPPARPNPLPILAFLLLLLYAFLNWDGASTSENLLLALILVAVLLFLVSRNRVLIGRSFVLCKGLCDGRLGLSCCCFSSKSQSKPVQWFIGEPNSEELEGNEEVVVVREGVECYTNGDFYEGEFHNGKCNGSGVYSFVVNGKYEGDWIDGRYDGYGIESWAKGSKYKGQYKQGLRHGYGVYKFYTGDSYAGEWCNGQSHGVGVQTCADGSCYVGEFKYGVKHGLGCYHFRNGDRYGGEYFGDKIHGFGAYHFANGHCYEGSWHEGRKQGYGTYTFRNGMNRSGEWDCGSLTTPLPPLSDAVLRAVQASRKTAESAIHLRRVDEKVETAVAAANKAATAARIAAVKAVQNRKNRKFCDTNC; this comes from the exons ATGGACGGTCAGAAAAGCCAGCTGAAGCTCACTAGAACCAACTCCTCCCTGCTCCGCTCCTCCCCCACCGTCCGCTCCTCGATTCAGAGCCTTTCATCGGTGAGCGAGATTGATTCCGATCAAGAAATAGCAGACCTCGAGGAGCAGAAGCCTCACCGAAATCCACGCCCACCACCTGCTCGACCTAATCCCCTCCCGATTCTCGCCTTTCTCCTCCTTCTTCTCTACGCTTTTCTCAACTGGGACGGCGCCTCCACCTCGGAGAATCTGCTCCTCGCCTTAATCCTCGTCGCGGTCTTGCTCTTCCTCGTTTCGAGAAACAGGGTTTTGATTGGGAGAAGCTTCGTTTTGTGTAAGGGGCTCTGTGATGGGAGATTGGGCCTTTCGTGTTGCTGTTTTTCCTCAAAGAGTCAATCCAAGCCGGTGCAGTGGTTCATCGGTGAGCCGAATTCGGAGGAATTGGAGGGGAATGAAGAGGTTGTTGTGGTGAGGGAAGGCGTGGAGTGTTACACCAATGGGGATTTCTACGAGGGTGAGTTTCACAACGGGAAGTGCAATGGGAGTGGGGTTTATAGCTTCGTTGTGAACGGGAAATACGAAGGGGATTGGATTGATGGAAGGTATGATGGGTATGGGATTGAGAGCTGGGCGAAAGGGAGTAAGTACAAAGGGCAGTATAAGCAAGGCCTGCGCCATGGATACGGCGTGTACAAGTTTTATACGGGGGATTCGTATGCCGGAGAGTGGTGTAATGGGCAGAGCCATGGTGTTGGAGTGCAGACTTGCGCGGATGGGAGCTGTTACGTTGGGGAGTTCAAGTATGGTGTTAAGCATGGCCTTGGATGCTACCATTTCAG GAATGGAGATAGATATGGTGGGGAGTATTTCGGAGACAAAATCCACGGCTTCGGAGCTTACCACTTCGCCAATGGCCACTGCTACGAGGGGTCATGGCATGAGGGGCGCAAGCAAGGCTATGGTACGTACACGTTCAGAAACGGAATGAACAGGTCCGGTGAGTGGGATTGTGGCAGCCTCACGACGCCCCTCCCCCCTCTATCAGACGCAGTTCTTCGCGCCGTGCAG GCTTCAAGAAAGACGGCAGAAAGTGCTATCCACCTGCGGCGTGTGGACGAGAAGGTGGAGACGGCTGTGGCTGCTGCGAACAAGGCAGCCACTGCTGCAAGAATTGCTGCTGTGAAAGCAGTTCAGAATAGGAAGAATCGAAAGTTTTGCGACACTAACTGTTAA
- the LOC121809858 gene encoding uncharacterized protein LOC121809858 encodes MKIQRSKRRMTPLDESWRITPAKIHSRKRQKSSRPSPNPNPLATVFTRSRSRIFSHQNRSGFSRPNPIARKPVPTMESFLDVNCISAQRALLTKDLRHKRVFSPVVNSIEEKNEEQSNLLKGFAPSTVPDVDDANDFELGKSEIDGVNDLKLKDQTIPGNASPPKLKKGINGCQTRKVFKTPNSFSYKRLLPHLMDIVNDSSSVSTFELVDAGTKSMFPKLDGVGFESRSIAENSCAVKTECVAPRFNDLRKVSTVKLNLSGADDELDQTAEAIWPLEVKEEGRQSDVNGVDASVEERIQTTPPDPCILAKTEVGCGRESSDAKKDQTFIVGCEKSNNGSLKRCPNTKDGDNLMDKAALNPCSRLKFFRNSRSVSYRRLLPFLMDISKADSCTAAKLPKKLHQVVSEEDRQPAPSATAQRCFVNNNLKEKTCERMHDEARIQTAADGSPPDSNSNLRSVNSATLPDLGTVTEETGQSQSGLAKLPLDLGSKESSLVSEPSSVFSCIQTKQHTPEEPRSAEKHDTCLSVGLELHSGNTDSSEIVNLKQPSSPINTLDHLGALVSPNNKPFKGILKRNRPGCRGLCDCLNCASFRLHAERAFEFSRNQLHDAEEVASQLMKELANVRLLLEKSIAGKDDSASIRPNTAIIKEACDRTIEAETLAKERLGELNNELTVHCRIPVMLQPKVTFALNNQ; translated from the exons ATGAAAATTCAAAGAAGCAAGAGGAGAATGACACCATTAGATGAGTCTTGGAGAATCACACCCGCCAAGATCCACTCTCGCAAGAGACAAAAGAGCAGCCGACCATCCCCCAATCCCAATCCACTCGCTACCGTCTTCACGCGCAGCAGGTCCCGCATATTCTCCCACCAGAACCGCTCCGGATTCTCCAGACCCAACCCGATCGCCAGAAAACCCGTCCCCACGATGGAATCGTTTCTGGACGTGAACTGCATCAGTGCCCAGCGGGCTCTGCTGACCAAAGATCTCCGGCATAAGAGGGTTTTCAGTCCAGTCGTCAATTCAATCGAGGAGAAAAACGAAGAGCAGAGCAATCTGTTGAAGGGCTTCGCTCCGAGCACGGTCCCGGATGTCGATGATGCGAACGATTTTGAGCTTGGAAAATCTGAAATTGATGGGGTAAATGATCTGAAATTGAAAGATCAGACGATTCCTGGAAATGCGTCTCCTCCTAAATTGAAAAAG GGTATTAATGGTTGTCAGACGAGGAAGGTTTTCAAGACTCCCAATTCATTCAGCTATAAAAGATTGCTTCCCCATTTGATGGATATTGTCAATGATTCATCTA GCGTTTCCACATTTGAATTAGTAGATGCTGGAACTAAATCTATGTTTCCAAAGTTGGATGGTGTCGGTTTTGAATCGAGGTCTATTGCTGAGAATAGCTGTGCAGTCAAAACTGAGTGTGTTGCTCCTCGGTTTAATGATTTAAGAAAAGTCTCCACCGTTAAGCTGAATTTGAGTGGTGCGGATGATGAACTGGATCAGACTGCAGAAGCTATTTGGCCGCTGGAAGTGAAGGAAGAAGGTCGTCAGAGTGATGTGAATGGAGTCGATGCATCAGTTGAGGAAAGGATTCAGACGACCCCTCCCGACCCTTGCATCCTCGCTAAAACAGAGGTTGGTTGTGGCAGGGAATCATCGGATGCTAAGAAGGACCAAACTTTCATTGTTGGCTGTGAGAAGAGCAACAATGGCTCCTTGAAGCGGTGTCCAAATACCAAAGATGGTGATAATTTGATGGACAAAGCC GCTTTGAATCCGTGTTCCCGACTAAAGTTCTTCAGGAATTCTAGGTCAGTCAGTTACAGGAGACTGCTTCCGTTTCTGATGGACATATCGAAAGCTGATTCCT GTACTGCAGCAAAGCTCCCAAAAAAATTGCATCAGGTTGTTTCGGAAGAAGATAGACAGCCAGCTCCTTCCGCCACCGCTCAACgctgttttgtgaacaataaTCTGAAAGAAAAAACATGCGAAAGAATGCACGATGAAGCTAGAATTCAAACTGCTGCAGATGGTTCGCCTCCTGATAGTAATAGTAATCTGAGGTCGGTTAATTCTGCAACTCTTCCTGATCTAGGCACCGTGACTGAAGAAACTGGACAAAGTCAAAGTGGTCTGGCAAAGTTACCACTAGATCTTGGATCAAAAGAGAGTAGTTTAGTCTCGGAACCATCGTCGGTCTTCAGTTGCATTCAGACCAAGCAACATACTCCTGAAGAGCCCAGGTCAGCTGAGAAACACGATACGTGCTTGAGTGTAGGATTAGAACTTCATAGTGGCAATACTGATTCAAGTGAAATAGTTAACTTGAAGCAACCCTCATCCCCAATCAACACGTTGGATCATTTGGGTGCTTTGGTTTCTCCTAACAACAAGCCTTTCAAGGGAATACTTAAGAGAAATCGCCCAGGATGCAGAGGGCTATGTGATTGCTTGAACTGTGCTTCTTTTCGTCTTCATGCTGAAAGGGCATTTGAGTTTTCAAGGAACCAGTTGCATGATGCGGAAGAAGTTGCATCACAGTTAATGAAAGAACTAGCAAATGTCCGTCTTTTATTGGAGAAATCCATCGCTGGAAAAGATGATTCTGCTAGCATTCGACCCAATACA GCTATTATTAAAGAAGCGTGTGATAGGACGATCGAAGCAGAAACTCTGGCAAAGGAGCGTCTTGGTGAATTGAACAACGAACTTACTGTCCATTGCAGAATCCCA GTGATGCTGCAGCCCAAGGTAACTTTTGCTCTTAACAATCAATAA
- the LOC121809574 gene encoding accelerated cell death 11-like — MEEDKPLKKMAEAFNELSIRLDQFPEGEEARLELSPFSNACSLVSPLFRCLGIAFKFAELDYVAKVNDLAGASKSISVLPLMMDDDVKSDCVRKAGSHTRNLLRVKRGIDMVKVLFEHIISTQGNSLKEPASKAYAQVFSPYHGWAIRKAVAAGMYALPTKAQLLNKLNEDETSARIQMQNFVASAALVVKYIDQLFISRGLGTDW, encoded by the exons ATGGAGGAAGATAAACCTCTGAAGAAGATGGCGGAGGCCTTCAATGAATTGAGCATCAGATTAGATCAATTCCCCGAAGGAGAAGAAGCCCGCCTCGAACTCTCCCCCTTCTCCAACGCCTGCTCTCTCGTCTCTCCTCTCTTCCGTTGTCTCGGCATCGCTTTCAAGTTCGCCGAGCTCGATTATGTTGCCAAA GTGAACGATCTTGCGGGTGCATCAAAATCAATATCTGTGCTGCCGCTGATGATGGATGATGATGTTAAATCCGATTGTGTGCGGAAGGCAGGGAGCCACACGAGGAATCTTTTGAGAGTGAAGCGTGGAATTGACATGGTGAAGGTTTTGTTTGAGCACATCATTTCTACACA GGGAAATTCCCTAAAGGAACCAGCTTCAAAAGCTTACGCACAAGTCTTTTCTCCATATCATGGATGGGCCATTAGAAAAGCTGTAGCTGCAGGAATGTACGCCCTTCCGACAAAGGCACAGCTGTTAAACAAACTGAACGAAGATG AAACATCAGCAAGAATACAGATGCAGAACTTCGTAGCCTCAGCAGCTCTAGTTGTTAAGTACATTGACCAGCTCTTCATCTCAAGAGGATTGGGAACTGATTGGTGA
- the LOC121809573 gene encoding 30S ribosomal protein S18-like isoform X2 produces MAAFYKKLENAEKKHDRFGLQGGFGDSMNSLADGMEYKLKQAASYFEFDPLEVTRDDYSFRPDVNFQSGMSYDTKDLDLRKPGVRKPTKRMEFETTTEEVLREADFRNVKFLAKFITEAGIINKRSKTGISAKAQRKVAREIKTARAFGLMPFTTMGTKQFRYGDTMEDMDRDFEFESTYDHNFVEEGADA; encoded by the exons ATGGCTGCCTTTTACAAGAAGCTTGAGAATGCTGAGAAGAAACATGATAGATTTGGGTTGCAAGGAGGTTTTGGTGACAGTATGAATTCATTGGCTGACGGGATGGAATATAAATTAAAGCAAGCGGCTTCCTACTTTGAGTTTGATCCACTCGAAGTGACTAGAGATGATTATAGTTTCAGGCCTGATGTCAATTTCCAGAGTGGGATGTCTTATGATACCAAG GATCTTGATTTGAGAAAGCCTGGAGTGCGCAAGCCTACCAAAAGGATGGAGTTTGAAACAACGACAGAGGAAGTATTGCGAGAAGCTGATTTCAGG AACGTGAAATTCCTTGCAAAGTTCATCACCGAAGCTGGTATTATCAACAAGAGGAGCAAG ACTGGAATCAGTGCTAAGGCTCAGAGGAAAGTTGCTCGTGAGATCAAGACGGCTCGCGCATTTGGCTTGATGCCTTTTACCACAATGGGAACAAAACAGTTCAGGTACGGGGATACAATGGAAGACATGGACCGTGATTTTGAATTCGAGTCCACGTACGATCATAATTTTGTCGAGGAGGGAGCAGATGCCTGA
- the LOC121809573 gene encoding uncharacterized protein LOC121809573 isoform X1 — protein sequence MRLLRNALRSANAALSHQSQTPRVVRSFSASASRLNDDWGGLNWSGSFGDSQQDDSGDGNASSMAAFYKKLENAEKKHDRFGLQGGFGDSMNSLADGMEYKLKQAASYFEFDPLEVTRDDYSFRPDVNFQSGMSYDTKDLDLRKPGVRKPTKRMEFETTTEEVLREADFRNVKFLAKFITEAGIINKRSKTGISAKAQRKVAREIKTARAFGLMPFTTMGTKQFRYGDTMEDMDRDFEFESTYDHNFVEEGADA from the exons ATGAGACTCCTTCGAAACGCCCTGCGGTCTGCGAACGCCGCTTTGTCTCATCAATCTCAGACCCCTCGTGTTGTTAGATCATTTTCTGCTAGCGCGTCTCGTC TTAATGATGATTGGGGTGGATTAAACTGGTCTGGTTCATTTGGGGATTCTCAGCAAGACGATTCAGGCGATGGGAATGCGTCTAGTATGGCTGCCTTTTACAAGAAGCTTGAGAATGCTGAGAAGAAACATGATAGATTTGGGTTGCAAGGAGGTTTTGGTGACAGTATGAATTCATTGGCTGACGGGATGGAATATAAATTAAAGCAAGCGGCTTCCTACTTTGAGTTTGATCCACTCGAAGTGACTAGAGATGATTATAGTTTCAGGCCTGATGTCAATTTCCAGAGTGGGATGTCTTATGATACCAAG GATCTTGATTTGAGAAAGCCTGGAGTGCGCAAGCCTACCAAAAGGATGGAGTTTGAAACAACGACAGAGGAAGTATTGCGAGAAGCTGATTTCAGG AACGTGAAATTCCTTGCAAAGTTCATCACCGAAGCTGGTATTATCAACAAGAGGAGCAAG ACTGGAATCAGTGCTAAGGCTCAGAGGAAAGTTGCTCGTGAGATCAAGACGGCTCGCGCATTTGGCTTGATGCCTTTTACCACAATGGGAACAAAACAGTTCAGGTACGGGGATACAATGGAAGACATGGACCGTGATTTTGAATTCGAGTCCACGTACGATCATAATTTTGTCGAGGAGGGAGCAGATGCCTGA